The Onychomys torridus chromosome 2, mOncTor1.1, whole genome shotgun sequence sequence TATCTGAGTGATAATATTTTGGGAAGTGTGATGCGGAAGCAAAGACAATTCTCCTCCTAAGATCTTTTCATTGTCAATTCATTTTCTATAAGATGGACAAGAAAATGTAGCAACAGGCCTATGTAATTAGATTACTGTAGTTCTCTGATGCTGTCAATGGCTTCCCTCTACCTTCCTGATAAAATTCAACTCCCTTACCTGAGTTCCTGCCTGCCTTTCCAGCGACAGCCCTATAACATCCCAAGCACTTTTTAGTTTTCAGTCTCTTTGATGTGAATTCTGTCCAAAACGCCATCTTGTCTTTTCTTGGTCCCTTAACCCACACATACACTGTACATTCTTCCCATGTCGCACCCACCACCCAAAGTCACTTTATGCATGAAACCTGCTCAGACCTTCAGCCAAcatttcctgttttgttgttgttgtttggtttttcgaaacaggatttctctgtatagctttggagcctgtcctggaattctctctgtagaccaggctggcctcggactcacagtgatacgcctggctctgcctcccaagtgctgggattagatgtgCGCCACTTAAAAGTATGCAGAAATAGATCAGCGTCACAGGACcacataggggtgtgtgtgtgtgttcctgtatgcAGCTTCCTACCGTTTTCAGAATACTTCACAACCCAGTTGAGCATCAGCACACTCTCTGTGTAGGTAAGTTAGCAATTGTAATTCCTGTTTACAGCTGAGATCATTGACTGCCAGAGTCATAGAAGAGCCTGCCTGTGTTCTTTTGCCATGTCCTGGTAGCTTTTGCCTGGTCTAGTTCAGTGTCAGGTGCATCCTCAGTTGTTCAGTAACTCTAAGTGGAGCCCTGAAAAGACTGCCATCGCAGCTGTGAAGCGGGTTGAAAAGTGGATAGAATTTAGACTAAGTTGATATTCTTAGTAGGCTGCTGATGCTTTGTTCATGTTTTgtacattgcatttgtttttctGCCCCCACAGGAAAACTGCGCTATGCCAACAACAGCAATTACAAAAATGATGTCATGATCAGAAAAGAGGTATGATCCTTTCCttcaccacagcctggcctttgTTTGACATGGTTTATGCTCTCTAGTGGTagtaatgaaaaatgaagactgGGGAGATAAgtacttcttcttgttctttttctttgtttgttttgtctttttgtttgtttttcaagggctctgtgtagtccttgctatcctgaaactcactctgtagaccaggctggccttgaactcacaaagatctgcctgcctcttcctcccaagctgggattgaaggtgtgctccaccatccCCAGCTAAACACTTATTTCTAAACAACTAGATGATTTCTCGGGTCTTTAAATTtgcaggttgtttttttgtttgtttggttttcatttttacagTGCTGAATCAATAACTAGCAACTGAAATCTGTGTCTTGGTTTGAACCCTCAGTGTGCTCCATACTGACCATGTGACCTCAGACAAGTTCCCTGGCTGAACTTGTCTCTATTTTtttcatctgcaaaatgaggGATAATAATACCTACTTTCCATTCCCAAGtgctatatttatttaattaaatatatttacattgtttGACATAGTTCCTAGCACTTAGTCTAGGAAGACAGCATTGAGTTTGCTCCTGAAAGGGAAAGGGAACAAGGGAAAGTTGTTAAGTGCCTTgtgtatgtttggttttgtttttcaagacaggatttctttgcatagccctggctgtcctggaactccctttatagaccaagctggcctcaaactcagatatttgcctgcctctgcctcccctggaaATAAGGCATGCACATACCACCTGGCATATATGTATCTTCTTAACCCTGATTATAAATACCCATGTGATAGAGTATTCTGCCATATTTACATATAGAAAAATGAAGGCCCAGATATTAAATCTGAGGCTTATAAAAGATACTGGCCAAAATTCAGGCATACTCATATCTCAGTAAAGTTCCATTCTCCTGTGATTTCTACCATACTATTAAGACTTCatcaaagccgggcggtggtggtgcacacctttaatcccagcactcggaaggcagagccaggcggatctctgtgacttcgaggccagcctaggctaccaagtgagttccaggaaaggtgcaaagctacacagagaaaccctgccttgaaaaaccaaaaaaaaaaaaaaaaaaaaaaaagacttcatcaAAACTACTGTTTCCTTTTCATCAATCACTCTATCACTCTTGAAAATACAGCAGTATGCCATCAGACCATTTAGCAGGTAGTTTTATGCCAAGTCAGCATCGTATCTTTTCTATTTAAGAATAACTAGGATGGAGCTGAGCGTggggctcagttgatagagtgcttgccttcaTGAGACCCTAGGTTTGGTTCTTAGTACCACAGAAACTGGTTATGATAGTCCATGTCTGGAATCTCAGCCCTCGGAAGGTGGAAGCAAGAGCAGAAGTtgaagatcatccttggctacatgaaaCCCGTCTTTAAAAAGAAGCAGGATGTATTAGTCTTCATCCATCACTGTAACAACCTTTCTGACAGGCTATTGAAGGATTTATTGCTAGCAATGATGATACATGTCTGCAATTGCAGGACtttggaggtgaaggcaggaaggtcagaaattcaagtccaagtttgaagccagtctgaactaaatgagatgctatctcaaaagcaaagaaGAGATTATTTAGCTCATTGTTCTGGAAGTTCAAAATCCAAACATCACTTCAGGAGTAGGAGTATGTGTGTGGCCATGCAATGACCTCTCAAACCAGGGGagtgagacagaaacagacactgGGGTCCCTCGGTTCCTCTGATGATAGGCTGCAGTTAACTAAAGGCCTTCTGTAATCCCTACCTCTTCAAGGTCCATACCACTTCCTTAGTACCACCCTCAGGACCAAACCTTTAAGTCACATAAAAGGGGTTAGGAAGGACACACTGAAATTGTATCCAAAGTAAAGGTGTATCTCAGCCCATACATACTGCTATATTAAAATACTTGAGAGGGTAATGTATAAAGAGTAGATTTACCtctcagtgaattccaggacctTGTCAGGTTTGATGTGCGGTGAAGACCCAGTCTATTCTAAGATGGTGTCTTATTGTTCTATCCTACAAAAACAAACTTTCTTCACATGACAAAGGAGTGAAAAGAGGGCCTGGTAATTCCCTTGAATCCTTCTGCCCTTGTGGCCTAATCATGTACTAAAAGTCTAGTCTCACACTGGGGGTTAAGTTTCAACCTAATTGGAGGGACACATTCAAATCACAGCAGAGAAAAGATTCGTGTGAACAGGATGTGAACAAGTAGCTGGGGAGCTGGGCGTTTGTCATTGGGTACTTTTGATCCTTACCCACCCTTTGTTTTGAGGTTTGAAAAGCAGATCTTGAGGATCGATCATTTTGTCTCCCATTACTTTCCAAGTTGGAATACTGttgtggtgtggtggtttgaatgagggaACGGCCTCTGTAGACTCATGTACTTTATTTAAACTTGATTTTAGGCTTATGTACATAAAAGTGTGATGGAAGAGTTAAAGAGAATTATTGATGACAGTGAAATCACCAAAGAAGATGATGCTCTGTGGCCCCCTCCTGACCGAGTAGGCCGGCAGGTGAGTGCTTTATTAAttccatgttggtgctggaaatggaacccacgtcctctggaagagcaactagtgctcttaaccgctgagccagctTTCCAGCCCTATATTACTATTTTggtaactaaaaaataaaagataattctACCTTGACAGCTACTACTCTACTCCATACttttggtttctctgtttctcctgtCTTGTATAGCCCCATATTTCTATCCTAAAGCCAGGGGGGTTCTTTCAAAATGTAAATTGTGCTGAACTtgttggcacatgcctctaaccTCAGTTCTTGGGAAACAGGCTGATGGGTCTTTGGCCAACCAAAGGTACATagtgaaaccatctcaaaaacaaaaactcttttcCTTTAAGGAAAAGATTTGTAAATTTGACTTCATTAaacttaaaacttaaaaagacATGTAGATAAAATTGAAAAGAGCCACAGACTGGATGAAGATACTTGGAAAATATATCTGACAAGGAGTTTCtctacagaatatataaagaactataaaCCAATAAGAAGATAACCCAGGGGTCAAAATGTTGCGAAGGATATAAATAGACAGTTTA is a genomic window containing:
- the Magoh gene encoding protein mago nashi homolog isoform X2 yields the protein MQLPTVFRILHNPVEHQHTLCVGKLRYANNSNYKNDVMIRKEAYVHKSVMEELKRIIDDSEITKEDDALWPPPDRVGRQELEIVIGDEHISFTTSKIGSLIDVNQSKDPEGLRVFYYLVQDLKCLVFSLIGLHFKIKPI